The Bombus pascuorum chromosome 11, iyBomPasc1.1, whole genome shotgun sequence genome includes the window AAACGAATACGTACATCGTATAGCCAGTGATAATcctttatacgatatatgtaAGCCATCGATTCATCTTAAATATCCTTTAATGCATTTGAAACGCTATTTTAATTACTTGGAAAAAACGAAGGTGGCATACTTGGTGATAACTTTATGCACGAATCAGGCTGCGTAACTTTATGCAAGTCGTCCGTGATCTTGGAAAACAACGGATGTTCGTCCCAAGTTGGAACTTGATAGGCCTGTAGAAAATAAGCGCAAATCGCGAGTCCGTCATGTTTGTCCCAACAATTGTCGATCGTCtcgtatcttttattaaaGTGTATCGCTTGGGCCTCCATCGTGAACCAAGTGCCATTCAACGTGTGTTCCGCACCTTTACAATTCGACGAACCCCATCGAAATACCACTTCCGACAGCTCGTACACGTCGTTTGCAAGCGGACCACCGCGAATCGTTGCTGCACTCCTATTACCTTCCAGTGTTATTTGAACTAACCGACCGATCGaggcgaaaagaaaattactcgattatttccttatatCTAAGtttccataaaagatataacttagaaaaaacgaagctggcacacatgctatatttattttttatttatatttttttttcttcaccaacaagatataacactttaccaaatgtccacaaggacaaattgtaaaataaccaaaataaaataaaaaaaaaaatatctgtttCGAAATATGCACGTATGTCGCGTTACATTTATAGGATTCAGGAATAAAAggatttttatcaaatttagttataatttgaaattttttatctcaGGAGTTGTTATTCGTTTGACCATAAGCAGATTGTTACTCACCTGTGCTGCCGATATTTCGCATTTTAGCTTCACCATCTTGACTCCAGTGACCACTCATAATAAGTGCAGGGAACTTTATCCCGATTGCATTGTTTTCGTCGATATCGACTGGGGATTGACCCCATTTTCGACGACCATCACCTTCGacgataataacgataatgacGATAGTACGGGTGAAAAATTTTGGAGGTTACGAATTTACAAGGATATTCTTACCTGCACActgcattttatttcatataacgaTTGCTCTCATTATTTTAGATAACGAGTCGCGattgcatattattatatattacatattatcttATAGAATACATTTCGTACACATCTTTTTACTACTGCAATTTAACTTTGCCAACTgtcaaaaagaaataacataaCATCGATCGCGGTATCGAGGTCGGAACAATTAAACCGCGCTTTTTCTATGAAGTTATATTCAAATAGACCGTGCTCGATATCCATTGATCCTTCATTTTGCCCGGATAGCCAGCTGATTATTTTATTGGacgttttctttcaaattcgCAAGTGAAATTCTTGTATGTGTGTATACATCTATGTGCGATCGGAAATTTTACACAGAGCCCAATGCGTATCAACCGATAAAATTAAGTTGGACGGTcattgaaaatgataaatatatcagCATCAGAATTTATGATCATATGCAGCAGTGTCCTCCTCATTTGTAAGACGATTCGTCCGTTTTTCCCTACCTTATACTTTATAGAACCGTTCGTTACTAGTTTTGCTACTGACCGAAGTTCTCGATTGGACCCAATTATTCCCCTGGGTAGAAAACGAATGCAATTTTCCTCCTTTCACGTTCGGTTATACGGACCGCAATGGGCCCCACATGTGGAAACTGCTGTATCCTGATAGCAATGGTAGCAATCAGTCACCAATCAACATTGCAACACAGCTCGTCGTTGTGGTGCAACCTTCCGAACCTCTCCGTTGGAACGGCTACGATAAAGGACCACTATCGACGACCATAGCGAATAACGAAAATAACGGTGCAAATTTTCCACTGGTTTAACAAACAAAATCGTTACTTACTTATTATCcgttaaaaattatggaatCACACTCCTATTGCATCTCCTACATACCTAGTTACATCTGTACATTCAAAAGTTCTCcgtatttatacaatattaattaaaagttacatctttttttttatcaactaTGGTTAGAATGTTTGCAAGAACGTTTTGTCGTCAAGAGTTTCCTTCTCTATCGTTCTtacgttatatgtattttgcatttcaaatttgttaaggATCATCTCGATCACCTTTCGACCGGTCATAATTTATCGTCTGCTGATCCGTTTAATAATCACTATTCAATTTCCAGTGATAGTGAGCACGATGTGGGGCAATTTAAATCGACCATACATCGAAGGTGGCTGTTTGACTAACGTTTACGACCTCTGCTCGATGATGTTTCATTGGGGACAATCGAACGACGAAGGCAGCGAACATACGTTAGATTACGTTCGATATCCCATGGAATTGCAAGTGTGGCACATAAAACGCGGCTTTAACTCACTTTTGGAGGCGATTGCTGCTAAAGAAAGCGATGGCATACTGATCATCTCGTTCTTTTTTCAGGTTAAATCGTATCTCATAGTTTTCAAAGTATCGACTAAGCTCTCTATGGAAGTAGAAAGACTacctttttaatgaaattttataaattgtataaaaagtataaagtaGATGgagtaaataaattagtattaaattaatattaatagattACAAACGCGGATAATCCTTATTTGGATCATATCGTGAGAAATCTGCGGCGAATTGTTAAACCAGGGACGAAGGTGCACGTTCCACCCTTCCCGCTGCTATGGATATTCCCACACTTTCAGACCGATTATTATACTTACAACGGTTCTCTTACCCAGCCACCCTGCAGTGAAATTGTTACGTGGATCTTGCAACCTGAACCGATCGCTATATCATCGTCTCAGGTAAAGCTATCGCTTtgtatagtttataacgattaCATGTACTCGAATACCTCAATACATTTGCCACATATTAACTTTTACTACAGATTGCACAATTTCGACAAATTTGCTCACCGGATGGTCCTATACCGTTAAATTGTAGACCCGTACAACGAGTAAACGACCGTAGCGTGTACTTTTATTCGTAGTATTTGttaacaaattacaaaattaattttatgtctTATGCGTGTTCGTGTAAAACTATCAACACGCGTATATAGTCATTTGTGTTCCGTTAAATCTGTAACGTTTTTCTACTATCTATGCGTATAAACTGATTCTTAATAAAATCAAGTACAAAGcgatatattttctgtttttgctGTAATCTCAATTGACATTGACGTTAGTATATGATTGTACGGAACGAACATCGCCTTTCAACCGTCTACTTCGTGCAGCTGctgcttcgtttcttcgatgtgaataattatattaccgGCGATGAAAAGAATACGTGCGAAATATGCATATAGCGCTCGTACAAAAATCGCGTAGATTCGATACGTTGCCCCGTTCGGGTAAAACGTTCCCCTTCTAACGAAGGAATCGTCTAATTTTCTTTAGCGGGACAATGAGATTATTTTTGTTCGCTgttgaaaatatgaaacatcgAATAAGTATTTTATGTACAGAgagcaataattttattgttttcctGCTATATTTTACGAACGCGCCAAATACTTTCCAACAAATTTTATCAGAAAATAAAGGTATAACAAAGTTAAACTAGCTCGTCGTAAGTCGCATCAGGTATGTAAGAGTACATATATTATCTATTTGGCACGAATTATTGTAAGATGCATGCATCTgtcttctgtttcttcttgCGTGAACGTTCATTGCGGACACTATACCGGAGAATACATTAGATCtctcgcttttttttttttttatctggaTATACATCCAGTTCTCTCAAGCGGCTTGCGCTGGTATTTACGTAGatgaatttatgaatttctatcacacgcacacacaatatatatatgtatatatattgatatcgGGTACATTCTCACTTCGATGGTGTATTTCCCCAGTAAAAAATCACAAGATGTTTTGAAACATATGCGCTTGCCAATGTATAAGTCAGGCGTCCACGTGGTGTGAAAAACGAGATCTTGTCAAGTGAATTTCGCAAGCAAAAAAGGGTGATAGACGATTCTCTCGCCGCGTTTTCTCGCTCCGCTCTTAGCACGtaagtacatatgtatttacagATTTACCCGTGATCAAAAATTTACCACCTCACAGTGCGTAGGAATGCCGCAGTAAGAATATCGCTTTTCTCGTGATTTGCAAAAGCGAGCGTCATTATAGAACGCGATATAAAGTCCTGTCGCAAAAGTTGGTAAAACCGGAGTATCTCGTATTCGGAgtgaataacgttttatatacAGTATCGTAGATATTTCTCTCTCGTTCGAGGTCgctacgatattttataatgaaacaCGCATACAAGGGACGGGAATGGTTTTGAAGGTTTCGAGCAAGCGCAGCTTTCTATTATTCTACGGTAAATGTCGCAACCATCgattgtttttaaaaataaaatcttaaaaatctTTTCGCCAGTGATTTCGGAGGATGTCTCGCCAAATCTCTTATGAAATCTGCTCGAAACGTCCAGGTATTATCACGTGTATCGTTGTTCCCTCGATTAAATCGATTTTCATAACAAAATCGTCGAAACtgaacgaatgaaatatcaaaataacgCGTCCGATTTCCTCGTAAACCCAACTAAACTGGGAACTGGAAATTGGTTCTCCTTTAGCTTTGTCCCTTTGGCATCGCCTTCTCAATCCACTTGCATATCCCTTATCGTTCGACAAAGGAAAGCCGAAGTTATTATACCGAATGTCTGAAACATACAAACGTATCCGTGATTAGATTTCAAATATCTGAAATCTTGGGTATTCTGTGAAAACGTACTTGTATACCAGCCATTGCCATACCCAGGAATACTAATGTGAAGCTCTCGCACTGCAACCAACTTGTAACTTTCGAGAGGCAGccctataaaaatatttcataacatAAGAAATCAACCGATGAACATAAAACGGAAAATcgctatttaaaatatttgtcgtTCGTAGATTTAACGGTAAACGGTAGCTGCTGCATTTTCTTTGTGCTTTCGATTCTTTCGTTAACTGACATATATGTACGTCGTGCACCGTAATTACttatacgaaaaaaaaaagaacggtTTAATCGAAACTAGAATCAATACTAGAATTAATGCACGAACCGAGAAAGAATTGGAATTGTTTTATGCTTCATTAGATCGACGATGtcacgatatttctttttaaaatgattaaatctTAGAGCGAATCTCTACCTCTTTATGTCGATATCCATCGTGACCCTCTTCGTCTTCCACTTGACATGCTATTTCGTCCACTGGTTTCGGGCTTAGCCACGGTTTCTCGTTCTTCCGCgagaaataagaatttcaTGAATGCAGTATGAAGAGAAAGTTCAAACTCGATCAAATTACTTACATGTTTGCTGAACACTCTGGACACGACGCTCATTGGACTTCCCGTATTTTTTACCTGCGAGGTAATACGAATCAATGATTTTCATATATACAGACATATGACATTTAGTAACAGTTTATAGTCGCGATTTTATTCGGtgcagaaaaatgtaaaaagatcGAGCagtaaatagaatatttcggTGTATAATGCATCTGCATACGTACAggtatatttttaacttttcgtGAAGTATCTAAAGTGTGTAGGATCTGCTATAAAGGGGGTATGTAATTATACTACGAAAATAGCTTTTCCGTACctctgtattttttaaaacgcaaCACGTAAGCGGCACCTGCCTCCTGTTGCCCGAAATTTGCGCGTCTCTCCACCATGCCGTGCCATTGTAGTCCCCGTATCCGTGTATTCCGCAGCAATTAAACTGTAATGGAATGATTCGTGTGCTCTTTGGACCATCGCAATGTGGTTGGATGAATGATGTACCGTGTCGTGCATTGGACGTCGCTCGGgcgcgaaataaaatttgcattgTGCTGCTTTCGATCTCTCGCCGCTCGTTATACATAGAGACGAACATATGGACGAGAATTGCCTTTGAAACTTAATGGATATTTCCGTCGACCGATCGACACGACGCGATTCCACGCGACGCGACGCTACGACGAAGAGATCGTGTGAAAACCGTTACATATCGTCGTGCGGTTGCGCAAATTTGCAAATGTTCTCGCATTTCGGAACCTCAATAGGAAAATCATTCGATTTGGCGTGGTGACGAACAGTCGAACGTTCCTACGTTTCCAAATGTCGCATCTTTTAAAGGTGCGATGTCGTACGACGTATGTACGTTTGTCACTAACATAAAGAACAatatgcaaaagaacaacTAACGAATAGTTGCCCGATCGAGCGAGAATTCAGGAAGTGGCTAGTTTATGTGTTTTCCGGTggttgatcgatcgatcgactaGGAGAGTCAGTGACATAACCAAAGAATAATTGCGCGCGATAAACAAGCTCAGTGAATAAACGATCGATCGGTGTTATTAGcagttttaccttatattgCGCAAAGTCGAGACTGTGGCTGAAGGGTATGTCGCTAGTCGTTTCGTGACCGTAATCCTCGGCCAATTTGTTAATCAGCCGCTCCTCCAATCCAGAAAGTATTCGAAATGTCATTAGTCCACCAACGGCAGCGGTGATGAGTTCGGTAATGATCAGTGCCACGAGCATGCTCATGTACTGGACAGTTAAAAATGTATCGTAGACCTTGGCCGTGCTTCTGTTATAGGTGTAGCGCACGAGGTGCATCTATCGATAACTTACGGTGGCCAGTATGCATTGATTTCCATAGAGAGCAGCACGACATCCGAAGAAACCGACCGTCAGCACCGTAAAACCGAGACCGACCAAGCTACAAGCTATCAGGTTAATAGTTTCGTGCGGCGTGACGTCGGGCACGAAAAGATTTAACAGGTGCCCTTTGCTTGGTTCCAATAGCAAGCATGCCCCTATCATCAGTACCGTACACCCAGCCAACTATcgagtaatttctttttatgtagTTATCTACTAATATACTACTCTCCATACTACTAAACCATTTGTAAGGTACTTTATGCAACCGCGGTACGCAACAAAATATCGTTTATGCAACGAAATTGAACCTTCTGTTTTCGTCTTTAGACACGTATGCGTTTCGATCTTGTTAGCTTCGTATACTTTGGTATTGCAGTACAGTATTGCGTCTCACGGTCCAGTCACATAAAATACCCTATGTATTTCAACGATAGATAGTGTATCTAACTAATGACGTTTAATCCTAGAATCTAAAAGCTCTTACAGCGttggttattattattatctctaCGTaagtttattagaaaattattctacgtCTCCAAACAATCATCCGTAAAGCAACGAAACATCTGTCTTTCACAATGTTACGGTGTAAGACCTTTACGCCAATCGctcgatatttttccattttttccttcgtttttgttgtcgaaacattacaattttatcgctAACGGTAAATGACCAATCTCCCGCAACCTAACTTTTACGTGCCGCTTCGTTTTTATTACAAGCGTACCGTTGTTGGCTTACTTACTGTTAACTGTTATTGAACTTCCTAGGTGATTGACTTtatcgatatatgtatgtatcaaTGGTATATTATTAGTGACGATACGCGTTCATTCTTTGTTTACGCTTTATCAGAAAACACCACGATTCTTCATAAAGTACCGAATTATTCCTGTTTTCATTTCTGcacgaagaaatatttctgaattttGATCTTTATTTCGTAGAAAcataaaacagaataaaaataggaaaacgGTAGGTACGCCGTGCAAACATCCGACCTATTCgtacgatatatgtatacatacatacatagataGATATAATCtgaaattaaacgattaataCTTTACCCATATCAATATGTTGAACGCAAATAGGACGAATTTCAAATACTTCATGTCGGTCGTTTTCAAGACATCGAATTAGTCATTGATCTGCAAAGATAACATCACTTGTATCAGTTACTTTAAAATCCAGATGATTTCGACTTTACTCTAAAAATTGACAAATGCCTTTCacttgaatttttcaatatcaacGCTTtcgaacaaattgaaaatttataaagagCACGATTAAGAACGTAAATACCAGCAGAACGAGGATAAAAGCAAGCAGGTGTTGGCGAATCTCGTGATGCGATGCGATGCGAGCGAAGCGTGCGTCTATCTACGTATCTCTTGATCCACTCACGAGAATTAAAACCTACCGTACCTTAGAAGAACGAGCCTTTAAAATGCCCGTGTCACTCTGGGGACGCAATTATACTCAAAGGTGCACGATCTACCTACGCTTCAAAGggaatagaaaaattactgCGAATCGGATATGCCGTGGCGCAATAATATGATACCTGTGTTTCAGCTTTTCGTTTCGATGTTGACTATATAGCGTGAGTTAATGGGTTAAACGACGAAATGTTAAAACACCATTGCAACTAATCGGGATCAAAGGCGAAATTGTCGGATCGATGCGTGGACGGTTCATATACggttatacatattaatatcgtACGACCACAGTAAATCCACGATTAAGCGATCACAGGCATACAACTTATTACCAATTAATCCTAAGTACTTACACGcttggaaattaattaaagttccCTGGAAAATCACGTACAGTTGCTTGCTATACCTTCTCACGCCTCTAAtggacgaaagaaaaattaaccGTTTTTAATCGAAATACCAGCATTGTGCATGCTACGAATACTCAAACGAGACCTTtcacataaatattcatagcTACTCTTCTATGATATTACTTGCCATATTCCAGCGGGATCATTCGTGTAAACAGGTTTTGACGGAGGAATAGGCTGCCAGTTGCTGGTCCTGTTGATTCTCCTACTTGCTGCTGACAGCTACTC containing:
- the LOC132911708 gene encoding carbonic anhydrase 7-like, with translation MSGHWSQDGEAKMRNIGSTVQITLEGNRSAATIRGGPLANDVYELSEVVFRWGSSNCKGAEHTLNGTWFTMEAQAIHFNKRYETIDNCWDKHDGLAICAYFLQAYQVPTWDEHPLFSKITDDLHKVTQPDSCIKLSPNCLCWMRQACQTPGYYTYLGSITTFPFHECVTWIVFPEPVRISENQTELFRMIRDKQGMCIKENYREVQKLNGRVVYYVN
- the LOC132911716 gene encoding carbonic anhydrase 1-like, which gives rise to MINISASEFMIICSSVLLIFLLLTEVLDWTQLFPWVENECNFPPFTFGYTDRNGPHMWKLLYPDSNGSNQSPINIATQLVVVVQPSEPLRWNGYDKGPLSTTIANNENNVIVSTMWGNLNRPYIEGGCLTNVYDLCSMMFHWGQSNDEGSEHTLDYVRYPMELQVWHIKRGFNSLLEAIAAKESDGILIISFFFQITNADNPYLDHIVRNLRRIVKPGTKVHVPPFPLLWIFPHFQTDYYTYNGSLTQPPCSEIVTWILQPEPIAISSSQIAQFRQICSPDGPIPLNCRPVQRVNDRSVYFYS
- the LOC132911703 gene encoding tetraspanin-3-like isoform X3, with translation MACSLVGLGFTVLTVGFFGCRAALYGNQCILATYMSMLVALIITELITAAVGGLMTFRILSGLEERLINKLAEDYGHETTSDIPFSHSLDFAQYKFNCCGIHGYGDYNGTAWWRDAQISGNRRQVPLTCCVLKNTEVKNTGSPMSVVSRVFSKHNEKPWLSPKPVDEIACQVEDEEGHDGYRHKEGCLSKVTSWLQCESFTLVFLGMAMAGIQTFGIITSAFLCRTIRDMQVD
- the LOC132911703 gene encoding tetraspanin-3-like isoform X2, which translates into the protein MGACLLLEPSKGHLLNLFVPDVTPHETINLIACSLVGLGFTVLTVGFFGCRAALYGNQCILATYMSMLVALIITELITAAVGGLMTFRILSGLEERLINKLAEDYGHETTSDIPFSHSLDFAQYKFNCCGIHGYGDYNGTAWWRDAQISGNRRQVPLTCCVLKNTEVKNTGSPMSVVSRVFSKHNEKPWLSPKPVDEIACQVEDEEGHDGYRHKEGCLSKVTSWLQCESFTLVFLGMAMAGIQTFGIITSAFLCRTIRDMQVD
- the LOC132911703 gene encoding tetraspanin-11-like isoform X1, yielding MKYLKFVLFAFNILIWLAGCTVLMIGACLLLEPSKGHLLNLFVPDVTPHETINLIACSLVGLGFTVLTVGFFGCRAALYGNQCILATYMSMLVALIITELITAAVGGLMTFRILSGLEERLINKLAEDYGHETTSDIPFSHSLDFAQYKFNCCGIHGYGDYNGTAWWRDAQISGNRRQVPLTCCVLKNTEVKNTGSPMSVVSRVFSKHNEKPWLSPKPVDEIACQVEDEEGHDGYRHKEGCLSKVTSWLQCESFTLVFLGMAMAGIQTFGIITSAFLCRTIRDMQVD